Proteins encoded within one genomic window of Manis pentadactyla isolate mManPen7 chromosome 4, mManPen7.hap1, whole genome shotgun sequence:
- the ACAP3 gene encoding arf-GAP with coiled-coil, ANK repeat and PH domain-containing protein 3 isoform X5 → MTVEFEECIKDSPRFRATVDEVETDVVEIEAKLDKLVKLCSGMIEAGKAYVTTNRLFVSGVRDLSQQCQGDAVISECLQRFGDSLQEMVNYHMILFDQAQRSVRQQLHNFIKEDVRKFKETKKQFDRVREDMELSLVRNAQAPRHRPHEVEEATGALTLTRKCFRHLALDYVLQINVLQAKKKFEILDSMLSFMHAQYSFFQQGYGLLHQLDPYMKTLAAELDQLVIASAVEKREMERKHAAIQQRTLLQDFSYDEPKAQFDVDAPSGVVMEGYLFKRASNAFKTWNRRWFSIQNSQLVYRKRLKDALTVVVDDLRLCSVKPCEDIERRFCFEVVSPTKSCMLQADSEKLRQAWVQAVQASIASAYRESPDSCYSERLDRAASPSTSSIDSATDSRERGKGEGVLQRMQNVAGNSQCGDCGQPDPRWASINLGVLLCIECSGIHRSLGVHCSKVRSLTLDSWEPELLKLMCELGNSTVNQIYEAQCEGLGSRKPTASSPRQDKEAWIKDKYVEKKFLRKPPLAPAREAPRRWKAQKCQHHHSSPHVPTARRKVRLEPVLPSVAALSSGTVERKFRRDSLFCPDELDSLFSYFDAGAAASGPRSLSSDSGLGGSSDGSSDILAFGASSAVDSVTEEEGAAESEESSGDADGEAEAEAYAWGLADVRELHPGLLAHRAARTCDLPALAAALAHGAEVNWADAEDEGKTPLVQAVLGGSLIVCEFLLQNGADVNQRDSRGRAPLHHATLLGRTGQVCLFLKRGADQHAVDHEKQDPLSIAVQEANADIVTLLRLARMAEEMREAEAPAGQAGLLAGSSPTELQYRRCIQEFIILHLEES, encoded by the exons GGCCACCGTCGATGAGGTGGAGACTGACGTGGTTGAGATCGAGGCCAAGCTGGACAAG ctGGTGAAACTGTGCAGTGGCATGATCGAGGCGGGCAAGGCCTACGTCACAACCAACAGGCTCTTCGTGAGTGGCGTCCGTGACCTGTCCCAGCAGTGCCAGGGCGATGCTGTCATCTCG GAATGTCTGCAGAGGTTTGGAGACAGCCTGCAAGAGATGGTGAACTACCACATG ATCCTGTTTGACCAGGCCCAGAGGTCTGTGCGCCAGCAGCTCCACAACTTCATCAAGGA GGACGTGCGGAAGTTCAAGGAGACCAAGAAACAGTTTGACAGAGTGCGAGAGGACATGGAGCTGTCCCTGGTGAGGAATGCCCAGGCCCCGCGGCACCGGCCTCATGAGGTGGAAGAGGCCACAGGTGCCCTGACCCTTACCCGGAAGTGCTTCCGCCACCTGGCGCTGGACTACGTGCTCCAG ATCAACGTCCTCCAGGCCAAGAAGAAGTTTGAGATCCTGGATTCT ATGCTGTCTTTCATGCACGCCCAGTACAGCTTCTTCCAGCAGGGCTACGGCTTGCTGCACCAGCTGGACCCCTACATGAAGACGCTGGCCGCCGAG CTGGACCAGCTGGTGATCGCCTCAGCGGTGGAGAAGCGGGAGATGGAGCGTAAGCACGCGGCCATCCAGCAGCGG ACGCTGCTGCAG GACTTCTCCTATGACGAGCCCAAAGCACAGTTTGATGTGGATGCGCCAAGTGGTGTGGTGATGGAGGGCTACCTCTTCAAGAGGGCCAGCAACGCCTTCAAGACCTGGAACCG GCGCTGGTTCTCCATCCAGAACAGCCAGCTGGTCTACCGGAAGAGGCTCAAG GACGCGCTGACTGTGGTGGTCGACGACCTGCGCCTGTGCTCCGTGAAGCCCTGCGAGGACATCGAGCGGAGGTTCTGCTTTGAGGTCGTGTCACCCACCAA GAGCTGCATGCTGCAGGCCGACTCAGAGAAGCTGCGGCAGGCCTGGGTCCAAGCGGTGCAGGCCAGCATTGCCTCTGCCTACCGGGAGAGCCCAGACAGCTGCTACAGTGAG AGGCTGGACCGTGCGGCATCCCCGTCCACCAGCAGCATCGACTCAGCCACAGACTCTCGGGAGCGCGGCAAGGGTGAGGGTGTGCTGCAGCGCATGCAGAACGTGGCTGGCAACAGCCAGTGTGGAGACTGCGGTCAGCCAGACCCCCGCTGGGCCAGCATCAACCTGGGCGTGCTGCTCTGCATCGAGTGCTCAGGCATCCACAG GAGTTTGGGTGTCCACTGCTCCAAGGTGCGGTCCCTGACACTGGACTCGTGGGAGCCCGAGCTGCTGAAG CTGATGTGCGAGCTTGGGAACAGCACTGTGAACCAGATCTATGAGGCCCAGTGTGAGGGACTGGGCAGCAGGAAGCCCACAGCCAGCAGCCCCAG GCAGGACAAGGAGGCCTGGATCAAGGACAAGTATGTGGAGAAGAAGTTCCTGAGGAAGCCACCCTTGGCACCAGCCCGGGAGGCCCCACGTCGCTGGAAAGCGCAGAAGTGCCAGCACCACCACAGCTCCCCCCATGTCCCCACCGCCCGCCGCAAGGTCCGGCTGGAGCCTGTCCTGCCCTCTGTGGCTGCTCTGTCCTCAG GCACTGTGGAGCGAAAGTTCCGGAGGGACTCGCTCTTCTGCCCAGATGAGCTGGACTCCCTCTTCTCCTACTTTGATGCTGGGGCTGCTGCATCTGGTCCACGCA GTCTGAGCAGCGACAGCGGCTTAGGGGGCAGCTCCGACGGCAGCTCGGACATCCTGGCCTTCGGCGCCAGCTCCGCGGTGGACAGTGTcactgaggagg AGGGCGCAGCAGAGTCGGAGGAGTCCAGCGGCGATGCGGATGGCGAGGCCGAGGCCGAGGCCTACGCCTGGGGCCTGGCGGACGTGCGCGAGCTGCATCCTGGGCTACTGGCGCACCGCGCAGCGCGCACCTGCGACCTCCCCGCGCTGGCTGCAGCGCTGGCCCACGGGGCCGAGGTCAACTGGGCCGACGCGGAGGATGAGGGCAAGACGCCGTTGGTGCAGGCTGTGCTAGGG GGCTCTTTGATCGTCTGTGAATTCCTCCTGCAAAACGGGGCGGATGTGAACCAAAGAGACAGCCGGGGCCGCGCTCCCCTTCACCACGCCACGCTCCTGGGCCGCACTGG CCAGGTCTGCCTGTTCTTGAAGCGGGGGGCGGACCAGCACGCGGTGGACCACGAAAAGCAGGACCCGCTGAGCATCGCGGTCCAGGAGGCAAACGCCGACATCGTCACGCT GCTCCGGCTGGCCCGCATGGCTGAGGAGATGCGCGAGGCCGAGGCTCCCGCGGGCCAGGCAGGCCTCCTGGCTGGCAGCAGCCCCACGGAGCTCCAGTACCGCAGGTGCATCCAGGAGTTCATCATCCTCCACCTGGAGGAGAGCTAG